The Apteryx mantelli isolate bAptMan1 chromosome Z, bAptMan1.hap1, whole genome shotgun sequence genome has a segment encoding these proteins:
- the TOPORS gene encoding E3 ubiquitin-protein ligase Topors isoform X2, which produces MSKNGKNTSVLGGSTCQLLSFLNMTSAEFAVDSNFSPKASTSKLHQTVPTDASPDSKCPICLDRFDNVAYLDRCLHKFCFRCVQEWSKNKAECPLCKQPFHSIFHTVRAEDDFKEYILRPSENGSFASPDGRRFRYRTTLTRERRTSSYHRHTSSSRRTLSPPDNGILFEGLSSQPVRQREGEIQQMIRRLASRRQASAEGRSLRQIQEEDMINFRRALYRTGVRVRSIQDGGRYRDISAEFFRRNPACLHRLVPWLKRELTVLFGAHGSLVNIVQHIIMSNVTRYDLESQAFADDLKPFLLNRTEHFLHEFVSFARCPFNLEAYDQHANYDCPAPSYDEGSHSDSSIITISPDEADSPGPDHSSSMTGIDQAPWDDETPGPSYSISEEVHATIASPLETSESSDEDSTTKRTEARTQLQANADSNDSDSSSDNCVIVGYVKPIAERTPELVELSSDSEESVKEEKREDVKKQQPIQFHSCSDSEPSRSSSPHSPIYNENLGSCKSCLSPAVEKMESKDDENKSKIKNLSAQELTWSPSSGRDRMCSPCNHRLSRKRKSKSPQSYSQHSRGSLGHRTRREHRSKDQLKRKRSGSRDSSKHRSKRNKRRSRTRDSSISRKSQRGSLSRESTISREVSRSRSRSKGHGKRRSRSRDSDHYYIRDNYQSRYQWGYTFYSRNVVGDGYESSYRRRTQSSAHYSRQSASPEYRIQSFTERTDPHSQRGLHERHYYYYERCRSRSRSSNRSRTPSGGTDRMKSEKPGGKRKYKTRHLETAVKESTVLEKENDPKKTLSKFSDCYKNEDSLSDNRASSETKHKKKKKKTRSPSVEIVYEGKVTDTMRHHKKKKKKHKKKHRKHHLSNLVHSSPVVITIDSDSDKEPESIECDSSITWTGSTQINERENESLSSFLGETECKDVFRVSKETGVADKNCSIATTREDLDGDIRNIDVELQETSADQSFAVVDNSSNTAHIETSASHVQGAHTASSSQLPSPRTSFLENPERPPLILRLPKRLVNRSFWSDSAEKKM; this is translated from the exons ATGTCTAAGAATGGGAAGAATACCAGTGTTTTGGGGGGCAGTACTTGTCAGTTGCTGAGCTTTCTG AACATGACTTCAGCAGAGTTTGCAGTGGATAGCAACTTTTCACCGAAAGCTAGCACAAGCAAGCTACATCAGACAGTGCCAACAGATGCATCTCCTGACTCTAAATGCCCCATCTGTTTGGACAGATTCGACAACGTTGCATATCTAGATCGCTGCTTGCATAAGTTCTGTTTCCGTTGTGTCCAGGAGTGgtcaaaaaacaaagcagaatgcCCACTCTGCAAACAACCTTTCCATTCTATTTTCCATACAGTTCGTGCTGAGGATGACTTTAAGGAGTACATACTCAGACCATCAGAAAACGGCTCTTTTGCCAGCCCTGATGGCCGGAGATTTCGTTACCGTACTACGTTGACAAGGGAACGTCGCACTTCATCTTACCATAGACACACTTCCTCTTCTCGAAGGACGCTGTCCCCTCCAGATAATGGGATATTGTTTGAAGGATTGTCAAGCCAACCAGTgcggcagagagagggagagattcagCAGATGATAAGGAGGCTCGCCTCAAGGAGGCAAGCTAGTGCAGAGGGCAGATCTCTGCGGCAGATTCAGGAGGAGGACATGATCAACTTCCGCAGAGCTCTGTATCGCACTGGTGTGCGTGTTCGTAGTATTCAGGATGGTGGCCGCTATCGAGATATTTCAGCAGAGTTTTTTCGCCGGAACCCTGCTTGCCTTCACAGGTTGGTTCCCTGGTTGAAGCGGGAACTTACAGTCCTATTTGGTGCCCATGGATCTTTGGTTAATATTGTACAGCATATCATCATGAGTAATGTGACGAGGTATGATCTGGAAAGCCAAGCCTTTGCTGATGATTTAAAGCCATTTTTGCTGAATCGGACTGAACATTTCCTACACGAATTTGTCAGTTTTGCCCGATGTCCTTTTAACTTAGAGGCGTATGATCAGCATGCCAATTATGACTGTCCTGCTCCATCGTATGATGAAGGAAGCCACTCAGATTCATCAATTATTACAATATCTCCAGATGAAGCAGATTCTCCAGGTCCAGATCACAGTTCATCCATGACTGGTATTGATCAAGCTCCCTGGGATGATGAAACTCCAGGGCCCTCATATTCCATCTCAGAAGAAGTTCATGCAACCATAGCTTCTCCTTTGGAGACTTCAGAAAGTTCTGATGAGGACTCCACAACAAAGAGAACTGAAGCGCGAACCCAGTTGCAGGCTAATGCTGATTCAAATGACAGTGACTCGTCTTCTGACAATTGTGTTATTGTTGGGTATGTTAAGCCTATAGCTGAGAGGACACCAGAACTGGTTGAATTGTCTTCGGACTCCGAGGAATCAgtcaaggaagagaaaagggaagatgtGAAGAAACAGCAGCCGATCCAGTTTCACAGTTGCAGTGACAGTGAACCAAGCAGGAGTTCCTCACCACACTCCCCTATATATAATGAGAACCTAGGTAGCTGTAAAAGCTGCTTATCCCCTGCAGttgagaagatggagtcaaaagaTGATGagaacaaaagtaaaataaaaaatttatcTGCACAGGAATTGACCTGGAGCCCCTCTTCAGGAAGGGACAGGATGTGCTCTCCTTGTAATCACAGACTGTCCAGAAAGAGAAAGTCCAAGAGTCCACAGTCCTATTcacagcacagcagaggcagTCTTGGCCACAGGACTAGGAGGGAGCATCGTAGCAAAGACCAGCTTAAAAGGAAACGATCAGGAAGCAGAGATAGTAGCAAGCATAGgagcaaaagaaacaagaggaGGTCAAGAACTCGTGACTCTAGCATCTCTCGGAAAAGCCAGAGAGGCTCTCTAAGTCGTGAGAGCACAATATCCAGAGAAGTAAGCAGATCACGATCACGTAGCAAAGGCCATGGCAAAAGAAGATCGAGAAGCAGAGACAGTGATCATTATTATATAAGAGACAACTATCAAAGTAGATACCAGTGGGGTTATACTTTTTATAGTCGAAATGTAGTTGGAGATGGCTACGAATCCTCATATAGGAGGAGGACTCAGTCTAGTGCTCACTATTCAAGACAATCTGCTAGTCCAGAATACAGGATACAATCGTTTACTGAAAGGACAGATCCGCATAGTCAGAGAGGACTCCATGAGAGACATTATTACTATTATGAAAGATGCAGGTCAAGAAGTCGATCAAGTAATAGGTCCAGGACCCCTTCTGGAGGGACTGACAGAATGAAAAGTGAAAAGCCTGGTGGAAAAAGAAAGTACAAAACTCGCCACTTGGAGACTGCAGTTAAGGAGAGTACAGttctagagaaagaaaatgacCCCAAAAAAACTTTGTCAAAATTCAGTGACTGCTACAAAAATGAAGATAGCCTTTCGGACAACCGAGCAAGTAGTGAGACAAAgcataagaagaagaagaaaaagaccagGAGTCCAAGTGTGGAGATAGTCTATGAAGGAAAAGTGACAGACACAATGAGgcatcataaaaagaaaaagaaaaagcacaagaagAAACACCGGAAACACCACCTGAGTAACTTGGTACATTCTTCTCCAGTTGTGATTACAATTGATAGTGATAGTGACAAGGAGCCAGAAAGTATTGAATGTGACAGTAGTATTACTTGGACAGGCTCAACCCAGATAAATGAGAGGGAAAATgagtctctctcttcttttctggGAGAGACAGAATGTAAGGATGTTTTTAGGGTCAGCAAGGAAACTGGAGTAGCGGATAAAAATTGTAGTATTGCTACCACAAGAGAGGACTTAGATGGTGACATTAGAAATATTGATGTTGAGCTTCAGGAAACATCAGCTGATCAGAGTTTTGCAGTAGTGGATAACAGTAGCAATACAGCTCACATAGAAACTTCAGCTAGCCATGTTCAAGGAGCACACACAGCATCATCCAGtcaactgccttctcccaggacTTCCTTTCTAGAGAATCCAGAGAGACCACCATTGATACTAAGACTCCCAAAGAGACTTGTCAACAGATCCTTTTGGTCTGACTccgcagaaaaaaaaatgtag
- the TOPORS gene encoding E3 ubiquitin-protein ligase Topors isoform X3, which produces MTSAEFAVDSNFSPKASTSKLHQTVPTDASPDSKCPICLDRFDNVAYLDRCLHKFCFRCVQEWSKNKAECPLCKQPFHSIFHTVRAEDDFKEYILRPSENGSFASPDGRRFRYRTTLTRERRTSSYHRHTSSSRRTLSPPDNGILFEGLSSQPVRQREGEIQQMIRRLASRRQASAEGRSLRQIQEEDMINFRRALYRTGVRVRSIQDGGRYRDISAEFFRRNPACLHRLVPWLKRELTVLFGAHGSLVNIVQHIIMSNVTRYDLESQAFADDLKPFLLNRTEHFLHEFVSFARCPFNLEAYDQHANYDCPAPSYDEGSHSDSSIITISPDEADSPGPDHSSSMTGIDQAPWDDETPGPSYSISEEVHATIASPLETSESSDEDSTTKRTEARTQLQANADSNDSDSSSDNCVIVGYVKPIAERTPELVELSSDSEESVKEEKREDVKKQQPIQFHSCSDSEPSRSSSPHSPIYNENLGSCKSCLSPAVEKMESKDDENKSKIKNLSAQELTWSPSSGRDRMCSPCNHRLSRKRKSKSPQSYSQHSRGSLGHRTRREHRSKDQLKRKRSGSRDSSKHRSKRNKRRSRTRDSSISRKSQRGSLSRESTISREVSRSRSRSKGHGKRRSRSRDSDHYYIRDNYQSRYQWGYTFYSRNVVGDGYESSYRRRTQSSAHYSRQSASPEYRIQSFTERTDPHSQRGLHERHYYYYERCRSRSRSSNRSRTPSGGTDRMKSEKPGGKRKYKTRHLETAVKESTVLEKENDPKKTLSKFSDCYKNEDSLSDNRASSETKHKKKKKKTRSPSVEIVYEGKVTDTMRHHKKKKKKHKKKHRKHHLSNLVHSSPVVITIDSDSDKEPESIECDSSITWTGSTQINERENESLSSFLGETECKDVFRVSKETGVADKNCSIATTREDLDGDIRNIDVELQETSADQSFAVVDNSSNTAHIETSASHVQGAHTASSSQLPSPRTSFLENPERPPLILRLPKRLVNRSFWSDSAEKKM; this is translated from the coding sequence ATGACTTCAGCAGAGTTTGCAGTGGATAGCAACTTTTCACCGAAAGCTAGCACAAGCAAGCTACATCAGACAGTGCCAACAGATGCATCTCCTGACTCTAAATGCCCCATCTGTTTGGACAGATTCGACAACGTTGCATATCTAGATCGCTGCTTGCATAAGTTCTGTTTCCGTTGTGTCCAGGAGTGgtcaaaaaacaaagcagaatgcCCACTCTGCAAACAACCTTTCCATTCTATTTTCCATACAGTTCGTGCTGAGGATGACTTTAAGGAGTACATACTCAGACCATCAGAAAACGGCTCTTTTGCCAGCCCTGATGGCCGGAGATTTCGTTACCGTACTACGTTGACAAGGGAACGTCGCACTTCATCTTACCATAGACACACTTCCTCTTCTCGAAGGACGCTGTCCCCTCCAGATAATGGGATATTGTTTGAAGGATTGTCAAGCCAACCAGTgcggcagagagagggagagattcagCAGATGATAAGGAGGCTCGCCTCAAGGAGGCAAGCTAGTGCAGAGGGCAGATCTCTGCGGCAGATTCAGGAGGAGGACATGATCAACTTCCGCAGAGCTCTGTATCGCACTGGTGTGCGTGTTCGTAGTATTCAGGATGGTGGCCGCTATCGAGATATTTCAGCAGAGTTTTTTCGCCGGAACCCTGCTTGCCTTCACAGGTTGGTTCCCTGGTTGAAGCGGGAACTTACAGTCCTATTTGGTGCCCATGGATCTTTGGTTAATATTGTACAGCATATCATCATGAGTAATGTGACGAGGTATGATCTGGAAAGCCAAGCCTTTGCTGATGATTTAAAGCCATTTTTGCTGAATCGGACTGAACATTTCCTACACGAATTTGTCAGTTTTGCCCGATGTCCTTTTAACTTAGAGGCGTATGATCAGCATGCCAATTATGACTGTCCTGCTCCATCGTATGATGAAGGAAGCCACTCAGATTCATCAATTATTACAATATCTCCAGATGAAGCAGATTCTCCAGGTCCAGATCACAGTTCATCCATGACTGGTATTGATCAAGCTCCCTGGGATGATGAAACTCCAGGGCCCTCATATTCCATCTCAGAAGAAGTTCATGCAACCATAGCTTCTCCTTTGGAGACTTCAGAAAGTTCTGATGAGGACTCCACAACAAAGAGAACTGAAGCGCGAACCCAGTTGCAGGCTAATGCTGATTCAAATGACAGTGACTCGTCTTCTGACAATTGTGTTATTGTTGGGTATGTTAAGCCTATAGCTGAGAGGACACCAGAACTGGTTGAATTGTCTTCGGACTCCGAGGAATCAgtcaaggaagagaaaagggaagatgtGAAGAAACAGCAGCCGATCCAGTTTCACAGTTGCAGTGACAGTGAACCAAGCAGGAGTTCCTCACCACACTCCCCTATATATAATGAGAACCTAGGTAGCTGTAAAAGCTGCTTATCCCCTGCAGttgagaagatggagtcaaaagaTGATGagaacaaaagtaaaataaaaaatttatcTGCACAGGAATTGACCTGGAGCCCCTCTTCAGGAAGGGACAGGATGTGCTCTCCTTGTAATCACAGACTGTCCAGAAAGAGAAAGTCCAAGAGTCCACAGTCCTATTcacagcacagcagaggcagTCTTGGCCACAGGACTAGGAGGGAGCATCGTAGCAAAGACCAGCTTAAAAGGAAACGATCAGGAAGCAGAGATAGTAGCAAGCATAGgagcaaaagaaacaagaggaGGTCAAGAACTCGTGACTCTAGCATCTCTCGGAAAAGCCAGAGAGGCTCTCTAAGTCGTGAGAGCACAATATCCAGAGAAGTAAGCAGATCACGATCACGTAGCAAAGGCCATGGCAAAAGAAGATCGAGAAGCAGAGACAGTGATCATTATTATATAAGAGACAACTATCAAAGTAGATACCAGTGGGGTTATACTTTTTATAGTCGAAATGTAGTTGGAGATGGCTACGAATCCTCATATAGGAGGAGGACTCAGTCTAGTGCTCACTATTCAAGACAATCTGCTAGTCCAGAATACAGGATACAATCGTTTACTGAAAGGACAGATCCGCATAGTCAGAGAGGACTCCATGAGAGACATTATTACTATTATGAAAGATGCAGGTCAAGAAGTCGATCAAGTAATAGGTCCAGGACCCCTTCTGGAGGGACTGACAGAATGAAAAGTGAAAAGCCTGGTGGAAAAAGAAAGTACAAAACTCGCCACTTGGAGACTGCAGTTAAGGAGAGTACAGttctagagaaagaaaatgacCCCAAAAAAACTTTGTCAAAATTCAGTGACTGCTACAAAAATGAAGATAGCCTTTCGGACAACCGAGCAAGTAGTGAGACAAAgcataagaagaagaagaaaaagaccagGAGTCCAAGTGTGGAGATAGTCTATGAAGGAAAAGTGACAGACACAATGAGgcatcataaaaagaaaaagaaaaagcacaagaagAAACACCGGAAACACCACCTGAGTAACTTGGTACATTCTTCTCCAGTTGTGATTACAATTGATAGTGATAGTGACAAGGAGCCAGAAAGTATTGAATGTGACAGTAGTATTACTTGGACAGGCTCAACCCAGATAAATGAGAGGGAAAATgagtctctctcttcttttctggGAGAGACAGAATGTAAGGATGTTTTTAGGGTCAGCAAGGAAACTGGAGTAGCGGATAAAAATTGTAGTATTGCTACCACAAGAGAGGACTTAGATGGTGACATTAGAAATATTGATGTTGAGCTTCAGGAAACATCAGCTGATCAGAGTTTTGCAGTAGTGGATAACAGTAGCAATACAGCTCACATAGAAACTTCAGCTAGCCATGTTCAAGGAGCACACACAGCATCATCCAGtcaactgccttctcccaggacTTCCTTTCTAGAGAATCCAGAGAGACCACCATTGATACTAAGACTCCCAAAGAGACTTGTCAACAGATCCTTTTGGTCTGACTccgcagaaaaaaaaatgtag
- the TOPORS gene encoding E3 ubiquitin-protein ligase Topors isoform X1 yields MSEPRRRLGEGGRRRHPAGDAPRQAPGHFPRRQRLNAAAAAAHARRRPAEEAAAANMTSAEFAVDSNFSPKASTSKLHQTVPTDASPDSKCPICLDRFDNVAYLDRCLHKFCFRCVQEWSKNKAECPLCKQPFHSIFHTVRAEDDFKEYILRPSENGSFASPDGRRFRYRTTLTRERRTSSYHRHTSSSRRTLSPPDNGILFEGLSSQPVRQREGEIQQMIRRLASRRQASAEGRSLRQIQEEDMINFRRALYRTGVRVRSIQDGGRYRDISAEFFRRNPACLHRLVPWLKRELTVLFGAHGSLVNIVQHIIMSNVTRYDLESQAFADDLKPFLLNRTEHFLHEFVSFARCPFNLEAYDQHANYDCPAPSYDEGSHSDSSIITISPDEADSPGPDHSSSMTGIDQAPWDDETPGPSYSISEEVHATIASPLETSESSDEDSTTKRTEARTQLQANADSNDSDSSSDNCVIVGYVKPIAERTPELVELSSDSEESVKEEKREDVKKQQPIQFHSCSDSEPSRSSSPHSPIYNENLGSCKSCLSPAVEKMESKDDENKSKIKNLSAQELTWSPSSGRDRMCSPCNHRLSRKRKSKSPQSYSQHSRGSLGHRTRREHRSKDQLKRKRSGSRDSSKHRSKRNKRRSRTRDSSISRKSQRGSLSRESTISREVSRSRSRSKGHGKRRSRSRDSDHYYIRDNYQSRYQWGYTFYSRNVVGDGYESSYRRRTQSSAHYSRQSASPEYRIQSFTERTDPHSQRGLHERHYYYYERCRSRSRSSNRSRTPSGGTDRMKSEKPGGKRKYKTRHLETAVKESTVLEKENDPKKTLSKFSDCYKNEDSLSDNRASSETKHKKKKKKTRSPSVEIVYEGKVTDTMRHHKKKKKKHKKKHRKHHLSNLVHSSPVVITIDSDSDKEPESIECDSSITWTGSTQINERENESLSSFLGETECKDVFRVSKETGVADKNCSIATTREDLDGDIRNIDVELQETSADQSFAVVDNSSNTAHIETSASHVQGAHTASSSQLPSPRTSFLENPERPPLILRLPKRLVNRSFWSDSAEKKM; encoded by the exons ATGTcggagccgcggcgccgcctcggcgagggcggccgccgccgccaccccgcgGGGGACGCGCCGCGCCAGGCTCCCGGCCACTTCCCGCGGCGCCAGCGCCTGAatgcggccgcggcggcggcccacGCGCGGCGGCGACCGGCGGAGGAAGCCGCGGCGGCG AACATGACTTCAGCAGAGTTTGCAGTGGATAGCAACTTTTCACCGAAAGCTAGCACAAGCAAGCTACATCAGACAGTGCCAACAGATGCATCTCCTGACTCTAAATGCCCCATCTGTTTGGACAGATTCGACAACGTTGCATATCTAGATCGCTGCTTGCATAAGTTCTGTTTCCGTTGTGTCCAGGAGTGgtcaaaaaacaaagcagaatgcCCACTCTGCAAACAACCTTTCCATTCTATTTTCCATACAGTTCGTGCTGAGGATGACTTTAAGGAGTACATACTCAGACCATCAGAAAACGGCTCTTTTGCCAGCCCTGATGGCCGGAGATTTCGTTACCGTACTACGTTGACAAGGGAACGTCGCACTTCATCTTACCATAGACACACTTCCTCTTCTCGAAGGACGCTGTCCCCTCCAGATAATGGGATATTGTTTGAAGGATTGTCAAGCCAACCAGTgcggcagagagagggagagattcagCAGATGATAAGGAGGCTCGCCTCAAGGAGGCAAGCTAGTGCAGAGGGCAGATCTCTGCGGCAGATTCAGGAGGAGGACATGATCAACTTCCGCAGAGCTCTGTATCGCACTGGTGTGCGTGTTCGTAGTATTCAGGATGGTGGCCGCTATCGAGATATTTCAGCAGAGTTTTTTCGCCGGAACCCTGCTTGCCTTCACAGGTTGGTTCCCTGGTTGAAGCGGGAACTTACAGTCCTATTTGGTGCCCATGGATCTTTGGTTAATATTGTACAGCATATCATCATGAGTAATGTGACGAGGTATGATCTGGAAAGCCAAGCCTTTGCTGATGATTTAAAGCCATTTTTGCTGAATCGGACTGAACATTTCCTACACGAATTTGTCAGTTTTGCCCGATGTCCTTTTAACTTAGAGGCGTATGATCAGCATGCCAATTATGACTGTCCTGCTCCATCGTATGATGAAGGAAGCCACTCAGATTCATCAATTATTACAATATCTCCAGATGAAGCAGATTCTCCAGGTCCAGATCACAGTTCATCCATGACTGGTATTGATCAAGCTCCCTGGGATGATGAAACTCCAGGGCCCTCATATTCCATCTCAGAAGAAGTTCATGCAACCATAGCTTCTCCTTTGGAGACTTCAGAAAGTTCTGATGAGGACTCCACAACAAAGAGAACTGAAGCGCGAACCCAGTTGCAGGCTAATGCTGATTCAAATGACAGTGACTCGTCTTCTGACAATTGTGTTATTGTTGGGTATGTTAAGCCTATAGCTGAGAGGACACCAGAACTGGTTGAATTGTCTTCGGACTCCGAGGAATCAgtcaaggaagagaaaagggaagatgtGAAGAAACAGCAGCCGATCCAGTTTCACAGTTGCAGTGACAGTGAACCAAGCAGGAGTTCCTCACCACACTCCCCTATATATAATGAGAACCTAGGTAGCTGTAAAAGCTGCTTATCCCCTGCAGttgagaagatggagtcaaaagaTGATGagaacaaaagtaaaataaaaaatttatcTGCACAGGAATTGACCTGGAGCCCCTCTTCAGGAAGGGACAGGATGTGCTCTCCTTGTAATCACAGACTGTCCAGAAAGAGAAAGTCCAAGAGTCCACAGTCCTATTcacagcacagcagaggcagTCTTGGCCACAGGACTAGGAGGGAGCATCGTAGCAAAGACCAGCTTAAAAGGAAACGATCAGGAAGCAGAGATAGTAGCAAGCATAGgagcaaaagaaacaagaggaGGTCAAGAACTCGTGACTCTAGCATCTCTCGGAAAAGCCAGAGAGGCTCTCTAAGTCGTGAGAGCACAATATCCAGAGAAGTAAGCAGATCACGATCACGTAGCAAAGGCCATGGCAAAAGAAGATCGAGAAGCAGAGACAGTGATCATTATTATATAAGAGACAACTATCAAAGTAGATACCAGTGGGGTTATACTTTTTATAGTCGAAATGTAGTTGGAGATGGCTACGAATCCTCATATAGGAGGAGGACTCAGTCTAGTGCTCACTATTCAAGACAATCTGCTAGTCCAGAATACAGGATACAATCGTTTACTGAAAGGACAGATCCGCATAGTCAGAGAGGACTCCATGAGAGACATTATTACTATTATGAAAGATGCAGGTCAAGAAGTCGATCAAGTAATAGGTCCAGGACCCCTTCTGGAGGGACTGACAGAATGAAAAGTGAAAAGCCTGGTGGAAAAAGAAAGTACAAAACTCGCCACTTGGAGACTGCAGTTAAGGAGAGTACAGttctagagaaagaaaatgacCCCAAAAAAACTTTGTCAAAATTCAGTGACTGCTACAAAAATGAAGATAGCCTTTCGGACAACCGAGCAAGTAGTGAGACAAAgcataagaagaagaagaaaaagaccagGAGTCCAAGTGTGGAGATAGTCTATGAAGGAAAAGTGACAGACACAATGAGgcatcataaaaagaaaaagaaaaagcacaagaagAAACACCGGAAACACCACCTGAGTAACTTGGTACATTCTTCTCCAGTTGTGATTACAATTGATAGTGATAGTGACAAGGAGCCAGAAAGTATTGAATGTGACAGTAGTATTACTTGGACAGGCTCAACCCAGATAAATGAGAGGGAAAATgagtctctctcttcttttctggGAGAGACAGAATGTAAGGATGTTTTTAGGGTCAGCAAGGAAACTGGAGTAGCGGATAAAAATTGTAGTATTGCTACCACAAGAGAGGACTTAGATGGTGACATTAGAAATATTGATGTTGAGCTTCAGGAAACATCAGCTGATCAGAGTTTTGCAGTAGTGGATAACAGTAGCAATACAGCTCACATAGAAACTTCAGCTAGCCATGTTCAAGGAGCACACACAGCATCATCCAGtcaactgccttctcccaggacTTCCTTTCTAGAGAATCCAGAGAGACCACCATTGATACTAAGACTCCCAAAGAGACTTGTCAACAGATCCTTTTGGTCTGACTccgcagaaaaaaaaatgtag